TCAAAAAGACAGTTGTCGCTACTGGACGACGAAATGGATTTTGATTTGCTCTGGAGTAGAACCACTTAGAATACTCTAAAAAATGCTTTCAGCAATACAAAGTCTTTGTTTGATGAGATTGACACTTGACTACAGGACTTCCAATGCATCCTTAGAATGATTGCATCAAGGGGGGAAAGAGAAGTGAATGATGTAGAGCTTCTTACATGCAGAATTCTGTTGTCAACAAATGAAGAATCTTTTacctaaaaatttcaattttttgagatattttaaataatgtactATAACCAATTTGACAAAATCTTCCATCCCAATCTTGAAAGAAATCTTTTAAACCATTCACACCACCATGTGAAAGCTGTACATCAACTTCAGGAAAATTGCCAAATTCTGCTCTCCACATTTGTCtgaatatttatataaacaCAGTTGAAACATGAATTATTCTCACCTTCTCTCTGTCCTTGAGCAGAATTTCCCGTGTTTAGCATACcaaagagaaaaacactatTGTAAACACAAAATAACAAGCCAAGATACATAGCCTTAAGGGAGGTTACCTGTATTGAGCTGAAAACCAGTCAACCACTTTCTAAGGTCTGCTATGAACTTCTTGTCCAGTTCTCTGGTTCGAAATCTTGCAGAAACTTGATAAGGACTGAAGTCTCCACTACTTATGCCCTCATATAAAGCAAATGAAGAGAATTTCTTATTGAAGAAAGCATATACTTCGCGTTCATGTGTTTTCATCTGCAGAAATGAAAGGAAGGTATCGTGCTCTTTAAAATGGTGTAAAGAATTTCGGCATAACCACTTTAACTCAACCTCAAAGACCCAGTGTATGTCATGGATGGGGAGCTCAAAACACTGTCTCAGACTTGCAGAAGGAACATACTTCTAGACTCGATATATAAGTTAACtccctaattatttcaagtacaATACATAGCATTTGAAGCAAGTAACTGCAGGAAATACCACGACATGAGAGAGCAGGATTATATCTCCTGGTGAGGCAACTACAGGAAGCTTCTCTACGCTTTCAGCGAAGAAGTTGACTGAAATTCCAGGATCCGAATAGGACTCATCAGCTATTTTTAGCGAGATAAAGAAATCTGCAATGAAATATGAATACATCCGATAAAAACGCCTGGAAAAATACAGAAAGCTCCAATGAAAATACAGAAGTAAGTTTCCATTGATAAAATCATCACATTGATCAGGATGCACGGACAAGAaactaataaaacaaaacaagaactcCATTACGTGTAATGTACAGTTCGAAAGAGTCTCGGTGCCGCCATCGCCTCATCATTGTTGAGCACAATGCACCATTTGAATTAAAAAGCCAAACATCACACTTGCAAGCCGATCGgaatttggagaaaaagaacGTCGGGCGCACCCTCACCACACGGAACGAGACAAATCACCTCGTTTCCATATCCGGGAGTACGTAAATTTTAATTGCTGCAACACATCATCAAAGACCATCTTTCCAAAATGCTAAATTTAGAGCAACGAAGGAAGCCCCATTCCATATCGAACCGAATCGAGGTCGTAACCATCAAAACAACCTTTACAGCATTACCCAAGCATAGATTCAGAAGGCGAGCgaaggaccaaaaaaaaaaaaaaaaaaaaaaaactggctCAGACGACAAccttttatgagatttttcatCAAACTACTACCCGACCTCGCGGTAGCAGCCGTAAGTCCGGCCTTTTTTGTCATCATTGCCAGCAcaagaggcaaaaaaaaaaaaggaaaaaaaaaggcaaaccttttctctctctctctagaaactgCAAAGCAGGAAGagaagggtagagagagagagggagagagatgttACCGGTGCCTTTGCTCTTCTTGGGGAGGCCGAGCTCGAGGACGACGCCGACCAAGTTCACTCTTTGGTTGAGGCAGGAGACGGCGTCACTCAGCTTCAGGAACTTATAGTcgtctctctcctccatctctctctctctctctctctgctactGCAACTCCCGCTGGGATAAAACCCTAATGGGGTTTGGCGCACAAAGTTCGTCTTTTTGAATTTGGGGGAGGAGGATGCTTAGCTAGGGTTTCTGTTttcggtttttattttttttatttttttaaatacgcTGGAATGAATTATCCAGCATGAGACTGATTAGTATTTATTTGATGGTATGAAGAATCATTTTGTGTTGATGTGATAAGTTCACCCATACAATTTATGCATAAAAATTGGTTCTTTTTTATCAGGTTCATAGACCTTAacattattttcatattatctATTTTTCGACGGGTGCATGTTTATATCTGAGTGCTTAATTAAAATGTGGCAAATcccaaattgaaaattatacGGTCTACATTTCTGTTTCCATTTCGATCAAACCAAATGTTTGCgtagaaaattaagaaaaattgtgTTGGCGAATTTTTTTGCTATTAGTAAAAACATCATTATTGGAGCCGAACCCAAAAGGCAGGCCTAAAATATTGCTCAAACCTACCCATCCCATAAAGTTTATACGTAACTTTTTGAGCCAAAATTTTTCATATGGGACTATTGCCCAAATCCATCAATTTATCTCTAGGCCGAGCCAATTCCCAAAACAAACGCACTCTAAGATTACTTTACAAATTTGGTTTGTAAGTGGACGTGATGATATTAtcattgaaagggaaaatggCCATAACATCACTTGATATGCTAAATTTTATAGACTATTCTAATAGAGCTATCATTACTCATTTGGTACCACGCGCCCGCCAAAATGATTAGTATACACTCCTCGGAACATCAGGCCAAAATATGCAGTAGCTACCATGCTCGGCAGGCCATTCAGCGTATAAGATCCAATTTGTCAACTTATAATCGtctcttctttcattttacTCAAAATTTGGGAGATCACAGATTTACAGAACAGAATGAAAGTGAAAACTAATGCACACGGGAAGTAGCTTGCTCGAGATCCTGCCACGGAACTATTCCGAATGCCTTAACGAGATTTGGCTTATCGAGGGCTCCTCCATATTTGCTCCTCGTACTCCGTCCTTGTCTCTTGGGGCCGCCTGTGGTTGCATTTTAGGCAGGACGCGTTCCTTCTGTAATTCAAGTAGTCGCACCTGTATAAAGCCATCAGCTATTTAGAAAAGGGTCATCGAGCAGCCATTAAGCAGGAAGGGGCGTGATACAAGAGGGCAGAGAAACTCACGAAGGACATTCCCACTCTCCATGATTTAACTGCCTCTTGGGACGAGGCTCCTCACAGCGCAAGCATTTCCTTTTGCTTGCAAAGTTCATGAAACTGCACCTACAAACAGAGGAAGCACAATAAATTGTTGTCAGACAATAACTATAGCAGGTCCGCACCATCTCTTAATCCCAGACACGATAAAGTTAGAAAGAGGGCCGCAAGATCTGAAGAAACTCACTGTGGGCAATTCCAGTCACCCTTCTTCATTTCCACCTCATCGACACCAACCTTCTTTGGGCCCTGAGTTTTGCACTTTAGGCAATgtgcatttctagaaaaattgacaaaattacatctgcaaaaagaaaatgtgaatgAGGGTCGCTCTAGCATATTTATGCaatgaattggaaatactcacATTTCATTTGATTAAGCAACCAATGCATCCGTGATCTTATTACTATCATAGGTGGATTTTGCATAAAATGTGTAAGGTAGCACTGAAGAACTAATTCTACCAGCCATTATTGCTCATTTGCATAGTACGAAAAGCATCCTTAGGAAACTATAAATGAAGCATCAAAACCAAATGgttatttcaagaataaaaagagCCATTACATTTTATGTATAAGGTTGTAGGCAAGTCATTTAAGATGAAAAGTCCGGCTATGGTATGGGTTGATGCCTTAAATAAAAAGATCAACTTGACATTAAAACCATCACATATTCaaaatggaacaaaataaaagaagctCAATCATGCCACTAGGGTATTTTGAAATTTGCAGCTTTTACATTATCagcatttctttttctagaaTGATCATTGTCTTTCCAGAAACATAATGCAAACCTAAGAAGATTCATTCATAATCAATCTGATAATGTTTCCTTTTGTGGTCGAATCTAAATGCTTGATCAGATTACCTTTGCATTGACCCACTTGAGAGACTTCGAATACATTGTAGGAAATTAAACTCTAACTGGACTAGAGATCAACACGGCAAGACaataaatttcatcataaacAGAAGGTGGTCTCTGGCTAATGTCCTACGGTAGGAATGGGATGCCCACATGATTTCCTACGCTATGATGGTTGCTTAGTCAAAATAATTCTTCTAAAAATCTTGACGATATTAGAAAATTAAGCAATAATTTTTAGGACATATCACTTATCTTCCCAGAATATGCACAAAATCCTTGAAATATCATAAACAGTAAGTGGCCTCATTCAAGATTGTCTGCCCCATCTACATAAGGTTCACCCCAGAAAAAGAACCCAAGATCATAATCTAGCAATACTAACAAAAAGAAGTTCATTCATTCCCAACTTTTGCTTGCCACTCAAGCATTTTTTAGTCGCTAAACTGATACATGGTAGTTCATTCATGTCCCAACTTGCGCTTGCCTGTTTAAGCATCTTTGTCGCTAAAATCATTCACCCTATGTCTGTGATGCTTTTATCCTTGGGAAGCATGAAGAACTACAGTGCCTATATTCTCAGAGTAGAGCAACCATGCACATCATTAAAAATCTCTAAGTCAGTGTCAGAGAATACAAGTATAGTGATGGGGTATTCACTCAGAAGCAAAGAAAAACCATATAAATCAACTAGAATATGCTATAAATCAGATATCATTTTGATTATTGACCTCCACAAGATAAAAGACCATAATGAACAAAATACACAGCAGAACAAACAGAAGGACTTACTCAGGGCAAAGCCAATCTCCTTTCTTAATCTCGACATTATTCGTGTCAACTTGTTTGGGACCATCTTCCATACATTTTAAGCATCGAATATTTTTAGCAAAGTTCAAGAAATTGCATCTGCCACAAGATGAATGCCATAAGTTCCTTGAGAGGCAAAAAACATAAGCAAGCAGTAGATCGAACAGAACAGAACGTAAGCAATGTACCAACATTTTATCATCACATCTAACTAAAAATATTGCTGAAGCTAACACTATAAGGAACAGTTCTCAAATAATCCCCCTTGATGACTAGAAGAACAAAAGATACAGACACcaaatttggaaataaaatggaaaagcCAAAGATTGCTACAGGACCTTCTCAACTGTAGCTTAAAGTCTGATGGAAGAGATAATGCTTATAAAATAAGATCAAATCTGACTTCTTACTGCCCAAAACTTTTTATCCTTGCAGAATTCATGACACAAATTCCTCACTATCTGGACAGTCTAAAGACTAAAATTATTCTCAGCAATCACTTGTGGTGATAATAATAGTTGATGGAGCAGTGTATTTTGTTGACAACATAGCTTGCTAAGCCAAAGATTCATGAAGGACTTTAGAACTGTATGGTTCCACAAGTATATTGGCAATTATCAGAAAATAAATCATAAGGTCATATAGAATGAAAACATCTCAATGTATTATGAGAGTTTTAGGTTTAGCCAGAAAAACTGAAACAAGAGGGAAAAATACGTGCAACATGACCAAGCGAAGAGAAAGACATTAGATCACAGCTTAGAAGTAAACTATGAAACTATAATACATTAAAAAGAAGGTTATCTAGCAgcgaattaaaataaaaaaaaggaggagctTTTGCTCTGTCCATGCATCACAGATCACTAGCAGAGTAATTTGCAAGGGAGAGTCCACTTTATACCACAACTTTCAAAGGCATGGAAGCAGTGGTCTTCAAACCCATCCACAAAGAGCTTACCTCTTggcttatttatcaaaagaaagagaaaacctAGCTGTAGACCAAGGAAAATATCAAGATGGCTCTCAACAGTATCAGGAGCATTGTATGCAGGATTTTCCCACAGACACTCTAAACACTGCTCAAATTTAGATGCACAGAGACACACAAATAAAAGAATCtgataaaaattctaaaagtatTGTTGACTCTTTTACTCTCCATAGAAGCACAAATCATACCTAAAGCAAATTCAACTGTACTAATCTCAATCTTCTAAACAGACTTACTTGGGACACATCCAATCACCCCTCTTCATTTCCACATCTTGCGACAAATTATCATCAACAAAATTAATCGATTGCTTTATGGCACGCCGAACTTTTGTAGCAGGCTTGGGGAGTTCTGGATCAGGGGATGTCTCACTCAGCTCAATTAACTGAGTAAGCAATTCCCTTGCAGAGGATTCAACAAGGTCTCTGCCAGGAGGTTTCTGACCACCTGAAAAAACAAGTGGATCTGTTGCATAGAATAACAATATCCGGACGATATCTACTGTGCGAGCAGCAGCTTCAGATTCCTTGAGTATCACGTAAGCTTTATCACAAGAGCCTCGCAGGTTGCACGCACTGCAGACCTGCATCAAATCATCCTGGTCAGGATTATGTAGCTTCCCATATGTAGGCAATCGAAAATCTATGGAAATGCAACCAAAGTTAGAGAAAGACTCAAGATCTTAAAATAAACTTCGACATACATCCCCTTCGTCAAGTTGCACATAGACTCTCAGCCTTTTCCCTGAGTTGACAGCCTTGCGAAGAAGATTGGGGCATCCATGCTCCACCACTGTTTGAATGTGCTGTAAAGACAGCGATCTGCACCAATAACAATAAGATCATAACTCAAAATTAGGCTAATCGTAGTCAAGAACAGTTTCAACACAAACGTCAAATGCCATGAGTGGCTGCTGATGTCAGCCCAACAACTTCTAAAATCGCTCAGCCTCAATATGATTCTAACCATAGCTTGGTCATACTTCTACCCCAAACAAATCAACGGCGTCGTGTGTGAAGTTTGCGAGTCCCCTACGAATGATTCAAAACAATCATTCCTCGAGTAGACCTGATCCTCACACCAAATAAAAGCAGCTTCCATAGTCGCACAGCAATTGAGCGCCCAACCAAAGAATCAAAGGCCCTGCTCCGCACCATGTTCAAATCTACAGCCTACTCGCTCGTCTCCTTAATTTCAAAGCTTTCATTACGCGAGGTCGTCCATTAGAGCAATTGAATACAAGAAAAGGTCATCATCTATCGGCTTAAGCTTTCATTACCAAAATATAACACGCCCTCAATTCTTGAGCCAACTCGAAAATGAGAGCCGATGACTCATACCCGAATCTGATAATCTGATCACACGCACTCCTGAAAGACCTCCAGACCGAAAATGACAAACCCCACTTTCCCAAAAGAACCAAGGAGAACCCCACGAACACAACGAGCGAAGAGCAGATGGCCACAGTCCAGGGTCTCCCTTACTTGAAAATGTCGTATCGGTCGCGCGCGAAGCTGAGGCAGGGATCCTTCAGCAACCTCATTTCCTTGTAAAGCTCGCGGTTCTCCACAACATCGCCCGGCTCCTTCGCGGCGGAATCCCCTTCGCTCCCTTCGCTCGGGGGCGGCCGGTCGGCGAAGTAACCCTTGGCCTTGAGGCGGTCGACGAAGCTCACCCACTCGGGCCACGGGTGGTGGTCGTGGTCGTGGTCGTGGTGGAGGAGGAGCGGCGCCTGCGAGGCGTCGGCCGCGACGGCttcggcggcggaggcggagcagtGGCCGCGGAAGCGGAGGGGGTGGCGGGGGAATGGCTTGGGGAGGAGAAGCGGAGGGAGGGGAGCGCGGGCGCGGAAGAGGGCGGTCCCAAAGAGGAGGAACTTAGAGGCCGACATTGTTCGCGGCGGCAgacggcggcggacggcggcggcgaggtcGGGGTTTAGACGGTGTCCATGATGGATTGAGGCGAGCGGTGGCTTGAGAGGGTTTTGGAGAAGACGTTAGAGGGTTTatgctcagagagagagagagggagggggctTGCAGCaattataagaaaaaatgatttcttttctaaggttattattattgtttttaatATTGCCATCATAGACtcattttataaaatatgtGAACCTAAAGTTAATTTTAGCTATTCGGCATGTGATTCAAATGTCGTGCGACCTTCGATAGGAAACTTGGGCTCACGTAGTTAGTCGAGGTTCTGAATAAGAAATGCACCTATAGACTGTATCCACGAACAACAAATTAAGTGGATTGATTTACGGATATTTAAGTTGATAGATGACGGGGAAGAGTAAGCTTGATAGCTAGATCAAAGATGGTCTGCACGTACCAAGGGGCTATGGAGGGCTTCCATTTATAGGTGAGTTTAATTGAAGTAAAGGTCATCTTATATTAGCGAAGAATTTGACAACCTcttaaaggagaaaaaaaataccttAAAAGGCTCTAGGCAGGCTGCcctagaggtgttaaaatgggtcacaaacccatttatgacccatttaaatcttaaatgggtcataaatgggtcacttgtttataacaaaagatagttaaatgggtttcacaATTATAGGTTTAAgataggtgggtcttaagtgggtttttaaatgggttgggttgaaaactcatctttaacaaaaacattataattcctcccttctc
The nucleotide sequence above comes from Eucalyptus grandis isolate ANBG69807.140 chromosome 2, ASM1654582v1, whole genome shotgun sequence. Encoded proteins:
- the LOC104423556 gene encoding zinc finger protein VAR3, chloroplastic, with the protein product MSASKFLLFGTALFRARAPLPPLLLPKPFPRHPLRFRGHCSASAAEAVAADASQAPLLLHHDHDHDHHPWPEWVSFVDRLKAKGYFADRPPPSEGSEGDSAAKEPGDVVENRELYKEMRLLKDPCLSFARDRYDIFKSLSLQHIQTVVEHGCPNLLRKAVNSGKRLRVYVQLDEGDVCSACNLRGSCDKAYVILKESEAAARTVDIVRILLFYATDPLVFSGGQKPPGRDLVESSARELLTQLIELSETSPDPELPKPATKVRRAIKQSINFVDDNLSQDVEMKRGDWMCPKCNFLNFAKNIRCLKCMEDGPKQVDTNNVEIKKGDWLCPECNFVNFSRNAHCLKCKTQGPKKVGVDEVEMKKGDWNCPQCSFMNFASKRKCLRCEEPRPKRQLNHGEWECPSCDYLNYRRNASCLKCNHRRPQETRTEYEEQIWRSPR